DNA from Pelodiscus sinensis isolate JC-2024 chromosome 1, ASM4963464v1, whole genome shotgun sequence:
CCACAAGTACAGGCTGATAAAGTTTCTGACAGAAACAGTAAGAAAACTTTTTCACTACTGAAGGGTGTTTCTAAAGTTTTGTTTGTAGCAATGCTTTTTCTTCATAAGGCTCTAactttacactttttaaaaatggagtTGGGAACATGAAGTAGCTCCTTATTCAATTATTTTAATTGAACACTTAGTAATTTTATAGTGATTCATTTTACATACTGTACAGATACGTTGTGGTTAAACTAAAACATGAGTGTCTGATAGGTGCAGATggaaggaaaaaaccctcttactACACCTCTTGGTATAAAGTCACTTGCAAGAGAGACAAAAGAAGATCAAAGCATCAAGGAAGGCGATTAACTGAAGATCAGAGAAATATTTTGAACAGTACAAtatatacaatttttaaaaaatataacaaatgTAAAATTTTATTGCTGTATAAAATAGACTTGAAAATCTCTATTGTAGTCTTCAGATTGTTCAGTGCAGTCTCAAGAGATTAGGTAACATGTCATTGTTAATATTGCAAATAATAGGTGGAGCTAAAGTAAAATCACCCCAGGTAGTATTAGTGTCAAAGAATTATCTCCCCAGAAAATGAGATTAAAGTACATTCCCCATGGAGTAAGCATAATTGTGATGTTGCCATCTGTCAGTGTACAGGCCCAACACCTACGATATATTATGAAATGAGTCAAGACCTGagaacccttttaaaaaaacaaaacaagtgcCATTATTAAGAATATATTTTGCTCACTGGATCACTTGTTGCAATTAAGCACGTGTTAATTATTTAAGGTCATCCAGAATTTACTGTAATTCACTTCTGATACTTTATTTTTACCTACTTATTCTGAAATGTGTTTTTGCTATTCCTATTGAACAGATCACTCTACTTTAAGCAACTGTagctgatttttttgggggggaggggaagggaaagagggaggaaacAGTAAAAGGACCAATATGAAAGTATTAAGGCTCTGCcagagttgtttttttaaagtaggtTTTGTAAATGTTCCTGCTATGAAATTTCAAACATTCTACGAAAAAAATCACTACCATAATAATACCTTTAATTCATTACATAGCAGTAGAAATGACAAATGCTTTGTGAAACCATTTGTAACCAATTTGTTTTCTCCTAAGAACTGATTTAGTATTGTGATTTAGTATTAAACAATTTTGTATCTGAGTGTACAGATGATAGTTTAACAGCATGATTTAGAAATATCTTTGTATAGTGATTATTCAGCAGCTTCATAATTGACTAAATGCACCGACTGGTGTAAACTTGTAGTGTGTTACCTGATCATACAGTATTTAACAGTTTAAGTATAAAAGTATGAACAATTCTAGTGTTTTTTACATTCAATTTCTTTAAATGACAGTTCCACAAAACTAGAAATTATTTTCAATCAGCAAATTCTCTCTGTGAAAAATATTCTAGCTATTCCTGAACATTTGCATCAGGTATACTAGTTTCATTCATCTCTTTTTGAAAAACCTTCAGAGATAGACATTACATACAATGAAATGTTTTGCTTCATGATGactgcaagcaaaaaaaaaaaaaaaaaaaaagtcttatttgGAGCGCTACCACAGAATCCACTCCTGCAAATCTTTACTAATATAAGTAGTCTCACTGGTTTCAACAGGCAACTACTGAGAGTAATGTTTGCAAATCTAGCCCCACAGTGGCATTTAACCCAATAGTAAGAAATGACTGCAGATTACAGGGAATCAATATACAGTACAGAAATCAGGAGAAGTTGACAAAGTGTATAGCAATTAgttaacaacattttttttcctagttTTGAACTGATTAACAACACTTCCACAGTATGTGGACAATATAAATTCTAAAATATCAGAGCAAGATAAGTGCTGTGGAAAAAGAAGGCTTATTTCTAGCATATCAGTGTAGAATGATTGGAATTTTTCATCTCTTATTGTCATTACCACCAGTGAAAGTTATGGATTTTAATCAGTAGGTGTTTCAGTCTCTGCAGGACCCCTAATTAGTCTTCGGATTCCCCTTTTTCCTGCAGGACCTTTTGGCTTAGCAAAGTTTTGTTTGTGTGCATGATGTTTTGGATGAACTTCTTCATAAAGGAAGTCAGGAGTTAACTCATCACCATTATCTATTTCAATCTGCAAACACGGATAAGAGTGAATCAAAATAATGAAATACACCTTACCTGTGAGTTTATATTTACTGAACCACTAAAAATACAAGCAAGTAAGTTCAATGTTCAAGGTGAAATATTGACCCTTAATTCATGGCCAGTGCCCTCTACAAAACTGAACAAAACTTACATTTGTTTTTGAGTTTGTCAGACCCTTACTGGTATGCAGTTTGTGGGTTAGCTTCACCATTTTTTTCAAGAGTATAAACACAAATGTGCAATATATCTCATTGAAAGAAATCCTACAATCCTCATGCTATCAGTTCttacatttttctatttaaaGTTGAGTCATTTTACctatttaaaaagttttaaaaatagtatTTGTAAATGTAACCAACATGCACGTTCCTTTCCCTGAAGAGAGTAAAGTGGCCTGAATGATTTGCAGCCTAATGCAGCTCAGAGTAACTGTACAGCGACAGAAGAAACTATAATACATTAAAATCTTAATCTATAAAAGCATTAAAACACAACGTGCCTGGAAGGAAACAAACAATTTTAGGCAATGACTCTAACTTTAATTGCTATCTTTCTCACACGTAAATTAGTGCTTACTAGGATTTGTAAGTAAGTGCATGCCTTTCTTATAAAGAAAGAATTGCTTCTAAACTCAAGAACTGATACTTCGGGCATTCAAATGACTGCATTCTATGAGGTTACattcttaaactgcagcagctaCAAATGGAGGAGagctttttaattttgtttctgtgGATCACATTTCAGTGTTAAAACATGGCAGGATTAATATTAACCAAATATTCTCTTCCATTGCACTGTTGAAGCTATGTCAAATAACTTTGTGTATCTCTCTCAGATAGAGGTCAATATGCTCTCCGTTCTTTAAAATTAAGTAATGGCCTGACATGACCTTTAAAATGACTAGTTTTTCTTGAAGATTTGTTTGACCTCTTGCAGCCAAGCCGTCTCTTACTGGGCATGTTTGATGTACCAGGAAATTCAAAATGCTCAGTGGTACAGGGTGGAAGAATTTTTCAGAGATCTAAATTCATACAATAAAACCAATGGATTTTGTGTTTAGAAGAAtagttttttaaaatgcactttatcatgaaagtgcaacttataaATAGCTACAAATAGAAGTCTGAAGGGGCATaggaatgtttagcatatctgagaaatcttgcaatgctggctacaacagTGACATGCAGGCatcttctcactttcaggtgatacTGTAAATATGAAATTGGCAGAATTATATGCTGTAGATATAAACAAACATGTTTATCTTAttgactggctgaacaagaagtaggactgagtggattttTATTAAacgaattgaaaaatactatatcttttatttatatttattacagTGCCaatatttgttataaaaatataaagttaACTCTATACATGTGTTGTAgctgaaataaatgtatttgaaaaataAGCAAAATACCAAGAATATTTAGAATAAATGTAAATTGGTATTCTATATTGCTTAAAGGGACAATTAACATTGTGATTAATcatgactttttttaaatctagttaGTTTTGCATTATTCACATgcattaactgcaattaattgacagccctaacaTTTTTGCTTGACCTCACAAACCATTCTTAACCAATACATTCAGGCAGCATTTGGTATGGCTATGGTATGAATATGATATATATTAGTAACTAGAATCTcagaatcataaggttggaagagatgTCAGGTGGTCATCgaatccaatcccctgctaaaaggaccaatcccaactaaaccatcccagccaggtctttgtcaagttaggacttaaaaaccactaAGGATTAGGGATATCAATGTGTAGAtgactatacaattaaccaatTAGCCTAGACtaattggttaatcttgttgtctacacgcattcccctccccactctgaggcagcagtgggggggcgaggaaagaggcaggagaggctgctgcacAGCAACATCTATCTGAGACAGGTccaggctcaccatggacagacTCTGGTCCATGGATGCCGGCGCAGCCTCTGTCTAAAGGgagtggaggagcacatggattggacagaaACATCTCTTAAGGTAGtatctattaatagagattctctgtgTTCTAGTAGAAGGAGAAGATGGAAGATAAAATATGGGTAAAATCAGATGAGATAATCACATGAAAAAGAGTGCCATTGAAACACATCAAGTAATGGCAGACCGCTAAATAGTGAAATTTTTAAAGCGCTTATACACAaatactagaagtctaaataataagatgggtgaactaaaATGCCTTGTATTAAAGGACAATATTGATATAGTAGGATCACAGaacttggtggaatgaagacaatcaatgggacagtcataccaggtacaaaatatattggaaggacagaataaGTTATGCTGGTAGGGAAGTGGCACTATAAGTgaaaaaaatgtagaatcaaatgaagtaaaaatcttaaatgaaccaacattttccaaagaatctctatggatagtaattccatgttctaataataagaatatagcagtagtggtattactgaccacctgaccaggacagtgatagtgactatgaaatattaaggaagattagagaggctataaaaataaagaactcaagaacagtgggggatttcaactatattcatattgactgggtacgtcACCTCAGGATtaaatgcagatacaaaatttcttgataccttaaatgactgcttcttggagcagctggtacaggaacccacaagggcaattctcgatttactcctgagtggagcgcaggatctggtccaagaggtaacggTAACAGgatcacttggaaatagtgaccataatagaacaacatttaacattcctatgataggaagaacacctcagcagcccaagaCTGTGGCATTTactttcagaaaggggaactatgcaaaaatgagaaggtaagttaaatagaaattaaaaggtagagtgactaaagtaaaatccctgcaagcttcatggacacttttcaaagataccataatagaggcccgacttaaatgtataccccaaattaaaaaaaccccacagtaaaagaactaaaaaagagtcaccgtagcttaacaaccatgtaaaaaaaaaaaaaaaaaaaaaaaaaaaaaaaaagcagtgaaagacaaaaaggcatcttttaaaaagtggaagtcaaatcctagtgaggtaaatagaaaggagcataaacactgccaaattaagtctaaaaatgtaataagaaaagccaaaaaggagtttgaagaatagctagccaaaacctcaaaaggtaataaaatgtttaagtacatcagaagcaggaagcctgctaaactaccagtggggcccctggatgataggagcacttaaagatgataaagtcattgtggagaaactaaatgaattctttgcttcagtcttcacggctaaggatgttaggaagattcccaaacctgattcgtcctttgtaggtgacaaatctgaggaattgtcacagattgaagtgtaattagaggaggttttggaattaattgataaacttaatagtaacaagtcactgggaccagatgacattcacccaagagttctgaaaacgcACATGTGAAATtccggaactattaactgtggtttgtaacctatccttaaaatcagcttttgtacctaatgactggaagatagctaatatgatgccAGTATTTAACAAGATCTCTAGAGGTactcctggcaattacaaaccgGTAAATCtgatgtcagtaccaggcaaattagttgaaactatagttaagaatagacttgtcagacacataatttgttgggggaagtctaCATGGTTTCTGAAAGGGAAATAATGCCTTACTAATTTACTATTTACTAGAGTTCTTTTAGggggatcaacaagcatgtggacaaaggggcgCCAGTGGAGATAGTGTACTTAGATATCCAGAAGGCCTTTGACAAGGCCTGACTCAAAAagggctcttaaataaagtaagttttcatgggataagaggaaaggtccacTCATGAAATACAGTGTTTGAAGATAAGAGATAGGAGGGGTATACCACGGTACAAATAAAACAAGATTGTTGGGGAATTTTACTCTGGAAAGTGCCTCTTACTTGTAAGCATGTCTATTATAAAGAGAGGTAGTTTTAGGGGATGTATTTTGGTATCACCCATTCTGTGAAATAACTGAACATGTAGCAAGAACTGGTGATGTATTAAACTCTTCCTTTTTTGTACCACACTGTTTTTTCTATCAACAATAAATTGGCTCAGCTTGGTTATTTGGTTTCCAATATTGACTGGCAATTGTAAGCAATTGGCTATACATTAACCAAAACAATTCAGGTATACTCAAAGTAAAATTAGAGATGAAGGAAATTAACATCATTCCCTCACTCCACAGACCTCTATTATGCTTACCTTTCTAATTATCTGCATCCACAGTTGTCTTTCTACGATTTCTAACAGTGGGTTCTTGCAACTAGAGTATAGCATCCGTTCTCGAATACTGCACGTATACCCAGGCATAGAGTAGATAAACACTGCAGAAGGAAAACGTAAGATCCTGTTAAAATGATAGCTTGTTACAGACGTGTTGAACAAAATCTAACATGAAGTCTGAAAAGGATGAAATAATACCACTATACATCATTCATTACAATGTAAAATAACAAGTCATCAATGAATGGAAAGATATTGGCCAATATTTTCAAGTAACCAATAGTTTTGGCTGTCCAACTGGAGAAACACTAAACAGTGCTTATTTTCAGAGTGCACttagcactttcaaaaaaatccattttaatgTTTAACACACAAGGGCACTGAAAATCACTTCCAGGGCcagtccacaacattttggcacctgaggcagggagctcaaatgatgtccCCAtgcccctcacttgggccaaaactttgaaaggtctcttaAGCTCTCCTTCCTCTAGCAAAGCACTCTACCATCTCTGtgtatctagagcagagagaatacatacgcaccagcagcagacaattttctacactgaGTCCTagtagcaccccccccccccccaacgtctggcacctgaggcggccgcctcagttcacctcatgctagggctggccctgatcacttCTGAAAGTCTTGAGCACTGACACTATGCTGAAACTTTTATCTTTTAAATATCCTCTTCCCCATCTTAAAGATTACTTTTAAGttacagaaaatgaaaaaatgaaaTTTCACAGATAGGAATTCTCATACCTATGGATTCCAAGTAATCTCCTTCATGGGAATGTTTATAAAGGAAAAAATGATAGCGTGCTGAATCCTTTGGAATCCTGTTTGGCAAATCTTTAAGTTCAGTATGGAGTGTGTTGGCCAAAACAATAGTTTCATTCTGTATATCAATTTCCTGTTAAACACAAATTAGAGCAGATACAGTGAGCCATGTAACCAGAGACCGTGATATGAGAAAACAGATAAGACCACACaatttaaatagttatttcataATTGTACTCTATAAAATAACTTGAATACACTTATTTTTTTACTTGCCAGTTGCACATAGTTGAgttgtttatttttcagtttttccaaagCCTGGATAGCTTCCTTGGTCAAAGGGAATGCTACCCCCTGTAGTGTCTGATGCTTCGTATCCACACCAACTTCCACTTGCACCTGGAATTAATATAAATCAATTCAGATTATAATCTAAAATCTTCAAAGTTCTCTCACAGATTAAGACTCAGGGTAAGTACTATTTCATTCTGCATTCAGGAGCtgacagattttaaaaagtgattaaaaTGGCATCACCTTACACAATGGCTCTGTTTAATTTATGTTTCCATAGTTACATCTACTTACTTTTCGAAAACATACAATTTCCTGTTTTTTAATATCAGTGCCCCATAACTATTCTCTCTGCAGTGCTGAAGTATTAACAGAGTAATTAGTTAATCTGCAGTTTCAGAATCTTTAATACTGGTGTCTCTGTATAAACTAGGAAGAAAAAACAGCTTGACTTTGATAGTCAAAGTAAAATCCTAGTGCTGgttgacaattaaaaaaaatccttttttttataAGAAAAGTGCAGAGTTGATTTGGACCCCATCAAAAGCCTAGGGAGGTGGAACCAATGAGGTCACAT
Protein-coding regions in this window:
- the TWF1 gene encoding twinfilin-1 isoform X2: MLYAATRATLKKEFGGGHIKDEVFGTTKDDVSLNGYKKYLISQSSPAPLTTAEEELRQIKINEVQVEVGVDTKHQTLQGVAFPLTKEAIQALEKLKNKQLNYVQLEIDIQNETIVLANTLHTELKDLPNRIPKDSARYHFFLYKHSHEGDYLESIVFIYSMPGYTCSIRERMLYSSCKNPLLEIVERQLWMQIIRKIEIDNGDELTPDFLYEEVHPKHHAHKQNFAKPKGPAGKRGIRRLIRGPAETETPTD
- the TWF1 gene encoding twinfilin-1 isoform X1; this encodes MSHQTGIQASGDVKDTFARARYGQYRILKIAIENEQLVVGSSRQPAESWEKDYDSFILPLLEDKQPCYILYRLDSQNAQGYEWIFIAWSPDHSHVRQKMLYAATRATLKKEFGGGHIKDEVFGTTKDDVSLNGYKKYLISQSSPAPLTTAEEELRQIKINEVQVEVGVDTKHQTLQGVAFPLTKEAIQALEKLKNKQLNYVQLEIDIQNETIVLANTLHTELKDLPNRIPKDSARYHFFLYKHSHEGDYLESIVFIYSMPGYTCSIRERMLYSSCKNPLLEIVERQLWMQIIRKIEIDNGDELTPDFLYEEVHPKHHAHKQNFAKPKGPAGKRGIRRLIRGPAETETPTD